The bacterium genome contains a region encoding:
- a CDS encoding SAM-dependent chlorinase/fluorinase → MRLLTFLSDFGRGSPYPAAMKAAAAARCDAFLLDISHDVPPGGIREGAYLLWSVVAACAPGTVHCAVIDPGVGTARAALAIVSGGQVFVGPDNGVLLPAARRLGSPAVYRLNDAGVWRQPVSATFHGRDVFAPAAAHLVSGTAVAAVGVLADSFVDLTFSPGRRDGATLIGEILWIDRFGNLVTSIPGDLLGGMLRGSGVIVETPSAGLPAAIARTFADVQPGQAAVLVGSDGVVEVAVNRGSAASRLAAVAGMGLKVRPA, encoded by the coding sequence GTGCGCCTTCTCACGTTCCTGTCGGACTTCGGGCGCGGCTCTCCGTACCCCGCCGCGATGAAGGCCGCGGCCGCGGCGCGCTGCGACGCCTTCTTGCTGGACATCTCGCACGACGTGCCTCCGGGCGGGATTCGTGAGGGCGCGTACCTGCTCTGGTCGGTCGTGGCCGCCTGTGCCCCCGGCACCGTGCACTGCGCGGTGATCGATCCCGGCGTCGGCACCGCGCGCGCGGCCCTCGCCATCGTCTCGGGGGGGCAGGTATTCGTGGGCCCAGACAATGGGGTGCTCCTTCCGGCCGCCCGCCGGCTGGGAAGCCCCGCCGTCTACCGGCTGAACGATGCCGGGGTGTGGCGGCAACCCGTATCGGCCACGTTTCACGGGCGGGATGTGTTTGCGCCCGCTGCGGCCCATCTGGTTTCGGGCACGGCTGTTGCCGCCGTGGGAGTGCTGGCCGACTCGTTTGTTGATCTGACGTTTTCCCCAGGGCGCCGCGACGGCGCCACGCTCATCGGGGAAATATTGTGGATCGATCGGTTTGGAAACCTCGTGACCAGCATTCCCGGCGATCTTCTGGGGGGGATGCTGCGGGGAAGCGGCGTGATCGTCGAGACCCCTTCGGCCGGCCTTCCGGCGGCGATCGCCAGAACGTTCGCCGACGTCCAACCCGGTCAGGCCGCTGTGCTCGTCGGAAGCGACGGGGTGGTGGAAGTGGCCGTCAACCGCGGGAGTGCCGCCTCCCGGCTGGCCGCCGTCGCGGGGATGGGCCTCAAGGTCCGGCCCGCATGA
- a CDS encoding sigma-70 family RNA polymerase sigma factor: MLATGALLGGIEKAARIMSVGASMGDDRLLERVAAGDVESFAAVYDRYSRFVYSLAWKMLGDPQAAQEVTQEVFEAIWRTAGTFMPGRGNARTWILAMAHHKSVDAVRRQRLRAVEPLSESHVDDADVVGQALERVQGAEVRAALASLAEAQRTVVVLAYYGGYTQQQIARRLGIPLGTVKTRMRDGLRRLRGHLKVAAEVTE; this comes from the coding sequence ATGCTGGCCACAGGAGCGCTTCTTGGCGGAATCGAAAAAGCGGCGCGGATCATGAGCGTCGGAGCATCGATGGGTGACGACCGCCTCCTGGAGCGAGTTGCCGCCGGCGACGTCGAGTCATTTGCGGCCGTATACGATCGGTACAGCCGGTTTGTCTATTCGTTGGCGTGGAAGATGCTCGGGGATCCCCAGGCCGCCCAGGAGGTCACCCAAGAAGTGTTCGAGGCGATCTGGCGGACGGCCGGGACGTTCATGCCGGGCCGGGGGAACGCACGCACGTGGATCCTCGCCATGGCCCATCACAAGAGCGTCGATGCGGTGCGGCGGCAGCGCCTGCGGGCCGTCGAACCCCTCTCCGAGTCTCATGTCGACGACGCCGACGTGGTCGGGCAGGCGCTCGAGCGGGTGCAAGGGGCCGAGGTGCGGGCGGCGTTGGCGAGCCTAGCGGAGGCCCAGCGCACGGTCGTCGTACTGGCGTATTACGGTGGGTACACACAACAGCAGATCGCCCGACGGCTTGGGATCCCGCTCGGCACGGTGAAGACCCGGATGCGCGATGGCCTGCGCCGGCTCAGAGGGCACCTCAAAGTGGCCGCGGAGGTCACAGAGTGA
- a CDS encoding ArgE/DapE family deacylase has product MTGRPPILVDEGAITGLLSTLVGIPSVNPVLVPGGAGEAEIGRCLAAECERLGMTVSVHEVAPGRPNVVAVLRGSDPARGRSLLLNGHTDTVGAAGMTAPFVPALRGDRLYGRGASDMKAGLAAMVGAVAAVTAAGGRPRGDVLLTFAVDEEDASIGTAAVAQTYRADAAIVTEPTGLRICVAHKGFVWATIRTEGRAAHGSDYGAGIDAIVGMGRVLHVIDVMDREVLARRSHPLLGRPSIHASVISGGEGPSTYPPSCTLVVERRTLPDETIDDVRAELEAVLTGVREIDPALRASVEITLGRPGLEVDRGADIVRALDAAAVRRTGNSPEYIGMSPWFDAALLAEAGIPTVIFGPAGGGWHAEEEYVDLPSVAICAGILAETIMDFCDSRPG; this is encoded by the coding sequence ATGACCGGCCGGCCGCCGATCCTTGTCGACGAGGGCGCCATCACGGGTCTGCTAAGCACGTTGGTCGGGATTCCGTCGGTCAATCCGGTGCTCGTCCCGGGGGGAGCGGGGGAGGCCGAGATCGGGCGCTGCCTCGCCGCCGAGTGCGAGCGGTTGGGGATGACCGTGTCTGTCCACGAGGTCGCCCCGGGCCGGCCGAACGTCGTCGCCGTGCTCCGAGGCTCCGACCCGGCGCGCGGCCGCAGCCTGCTCCTGAACGGGCACACCGATACCGTGGGAGCCGCGGGGATGACGGCGCCGTTTGTGCCCGCGCTCCGTGGCGATCGTCTCTACGGGCGCGGCGCCTCGGATATGAAAGCCGGGCTCGCCGCGATGGTGGGCGCGGTCGCGGCGGTCACGGCCGCCGGGGGCCGCCCTCGCGGAGATGTCCTCCTCACGTTCGCCGTCGACGAGGAGGACGCCAGCATCGGGACCGCGGCCGTCGCGCAGACCTACCGGGCGGACGCGGCGATCGTGACCGAGCCGACGGGCCTCAGGATCTGCGTGGCGCACAAGGGGTTCGTCTGGGCGACGATTCGCACCGAAGGCCGCGCGGCGCACGGCAGCGACTACGGTGCGGGGATCGATGCGATCGTCGGCATGGGCCGCGTGCTTCACGTCATCGATGTGATGGACCGTGAAGTCCTGGCCCGCCGATCGCACCCGCTCCTCGGCCGGCCGTCCATCCACGCCTCGGTTATCTCCGGCGGAGAAGGACCGAGCACGTACCCGCCCTCGTGCACGCTCGTCGTGGAGCGGCGAACCCTGCCGGACGAGACCATCGATGATGTGCGGGCGGAACTGGAAGCCGTACTGACCGGCGTCCGCGAGATCGACCCAGCGCTTCGGGCGTCGGTTGAGATCACTCTCGGCCGCCCCGGGCTTGAGGTGGATCGGGGCGCAGACATCGTCCGCGCTCTGGATGCCGCCGCCGTGCGCCGCACGGGGAACAGTCCCGAATATATCGGGATGAGTCCCTGGTTCGATGCGGCCCTGCTCGCCGAGGCGGGGATACCGACGGTGATCTTCGGTCCTGCGGGCGGGGGGTGGCACGCCGAGGAAGAATACGTGGACCTGCCGTCGGTGGCGATCTGCGCGGGGATTCTCGCGGAGACGATCATGGACTTTTGCGATTCACGCCCGGGATAG
- a CDS encoding DNA-formamidopyrimidine glycosylase family protein, whose amino-acid sequence MPELPEVETARRSLTRAIVGRTIARVSVLRPVAVRSHAPAQFARALRGTRITGVRRQGKTLRMSLDGRVLVFHYMLWGVIRFHSKAARPGEGTSLMLEFRDRTRLEFRDLQLSQFHLVRADADGEAKAIDPLGTRTTLAVFRGALRPRGTIRNALTDQARIAGIGNLWVHEILFAARLRPMRETRTLSEGDLRTLYRKTRQVLSQAIRAGGEPGFEDAFGRRGRYRLMVYGRAGQPCRTCGGTIRDGRLGGRPTFYCPSCQR is encoded by the coding sequence GTGCCTGAGCTGCCCGAGGTCGAGACGGCGCGCCGCAGCCTCACCCGGGCCATCGTGGGAAGGACGATTGCGCGGGTGTCGGTGCTGCGCCCGGTCGCGGTACGTTCACATGCACCCGCCCAGTTTGCCCGGGCGCTGCGGGGGACGCGGATCACCGGTGTCCGTCGTCAGGGCAAGACGCTGCGGATGTCCCTCGACGGCCGCGTGCTCGTGTTCCATTATATGCTGTGGGGTGTGATCCGCTTTCATTCCAAAGCCGCCCGTCCGGGAGAGGGCACGAGCCTGATGCTCGAGTTTCGTGATAGAACGCGCCTCGAATTTCGGGATCTCCAACTCAGCCAGTTTCATCTCGTTCGCGCCGATGCCGACGGCGAGGCGAAGGCGATCGACCCTCTGGGAACGAGGACTACGCTCGCGGTGTTCCGAGGGGCCCTGCGGCCGCGTGGAACCATCCGGAACGCGCTGACCGATCAGGCCCGCATCGCGGGGATCGGGAACTTGTGGGTGCACGAGATCCTGTTCGCCGCGCGCCTCAGGCCGATGCGGGAGACTAGGACGCTCAGCGAGGGAGACCTCCGCACGCTCTATCGAAAAACACGGCAGGTCCTGAGCCAGGCGATTCGCGCGGGAGGTGAGCCGGGCTTCGAAGATGCGTTTGGACGCCGCGGCCGGTACCGCCTGATGGTGTACGGACGAGCCGGCCAGCCGTGCCGGACGTGCGGGGGCACGATCCGGGATGGCCGCCTTGGCGGCCGCCCCACGTTCTACTGCCCCTCGTGCCAGCGGTGA
- a CDS encoding anti-sigma factor, with amino-acid sequence MTHEELRDLIPAYALDALEPEEAHAVEAHLPGCGECRDELSSLQAVAAELAAGVAPIEPPAALRERALAVTRPRRPAVVPSGLWRAGLAVAAALILILGGITLVQFQRIRTLAAHMGALSARLAAQERVLVVLASPTSRTATLRGSTQANVRFVYDRATGQGALVVSDLRDPGASFVYQLWLVAGQEPQSAGVFRPIPGQPIVIPVNADFRRYQAVAISVEHGPQGSSDGPTTVPILSGAI; translated from the coding sequence GTGACGCACGAGGAACTGCGCGATCTGATCCCGGCCTACGCGCTCGATGCGCTCGAGCCCGAGGAGGCGCACGCGGTAGAGGCGCATCTGCCGGGGTGCGGGGAATGTCGAGACGAGCTGAGCAGCCTCCAGGCCGTGGCCGCGGAGCTCGCCGCCGGAGTCGCTCCCATCGAGCCTCCGGCGGCACTGCGGGAGCGCGCCCTCGCCGTGACGCGGCCCCGGCGCCCGGCCGTCGTCCCGTCGGGCCTCTGGAGGGCTGGGCTGGCTGTGGCCGCGGCGTTGATCCTCATCCTCGGTGGGATCACGCTCGTGCAGTTTCAGCGCATCCGGACGCTGGCCGCGCACATGGGAGCCCTCTCCGCGCGCCTCGCGGCGCAGGAGCGCGTCCTGGTTGTGCTCGCCAGTCCCACATCCCGCACGGCGACCCTTCGTGGATCCACGCAGGCGAACGTGCGCTTCGTGTACGATCGAGCGACGGGGCAAGGGGCACTCGTGGTCAGCGACCTGCGCGATCCCGGCGCCAGCTTTGTCTACCAGTTGTGGCTGGTGGCGGGCCAAGAGCCGCAGAGCGCGGGGGTGTTCCGCCCGATTCCAGGTCAACCGATTGTGATCCCGGTCAACGCCGACTTCCGCCGCTACCAGGCGGTGGCGATCTCGGTCGAGCACGGACCGCAGGGATCGTCTGACGGTCCGACAACCGTCCCGATCCTCAGCGGGGCGATCTGA